In Rhineura floridana isolate rRhiFlo1 chromosome 1, rRhiFlo1.hap2, whole genome shotgun sequence, the following proteins share a genomic window:
- the NDRG1 gene encoding protein NDRG1 encodes MSAEGHDSHITEVKPLVEREEAIAHLLPDFDVQEQDVETLHGSVHVTMCGTPRGNRPAILTYHDIGLNHKTCFNPLFNFEDMQEITQHFAVCHVDAPGQQDAAASFPLGYMYPSMDQLAEMLPGILKQFGLKSVIGMGTGAGAYILTRFALNYPDMVEGLVLINVNPCAEGWMDWAATKISGWAHALPDTVISHLFSKEEIHNHQDLMHTYRKHIINDMNQNNLHLFVNSYNSRRDLDIERPVPGTTVVTLQCPALLVVGDNSPAVDAVVDCNAKLDPTKTTLLKMADCGGLPQISQPAKLAEAFKYFIQGMGYMPSASMTRLMRSRTASGSSVASLEGGRSRSHTGEGNRSRSHTGEGNRSRSHTGEGAKSRSHTGDEIRNRVHTDTNIELTPNSANNAEQPSPKSMEVSC; translated from the exons ATGTCGGCAGAAGGCCATGACTCCCATATTACGGAGGTGAAACCATTAGTGGAAAGAGAAGAG GCAATCGCACATCTCTTGCCTGATTTTGATGTTCAG GAACAAGATGTTGAGACACTACATGGCTCTGTCCATGTCACAATGTGTGGGACTCCCCGAGGAAACAGGCCTGCCATTCTAACGTACCATGATATTGGACTCAATC ACAAAACTTGCTTCAACCCCCTCTTCAATTTTGAAGACATGCAGGAAATCACCCAGCATTTTGCAGTCTGTCACGTGGATGCCCCTGGGCAGCAAGATGCGGCAGCCTCTTTCCCACTTGG GTACATGTACCCTTCAATGGATCAGCTAGCTGAAATGCTTCCTGGAATTCTAAAACAGTTTGG GTTGAAAAGTGTGATTGGAATGGGAACTGGAGCCGGTGCCTACATCTTAACCAGATTTGCT CTTAACTATCCTGATATGGTGGAAGGGCTCGTTCTTATTAATGTCAACCCATGTGCTGAAGGATGGATGGACTGGGCAGCAACCAAG ATTTCTGGATGGGCTCATGCATTGCCAGATACGGTTATCTCACATCTTTTTAGCAAG GAAGAGATTCACAACCACCAGGATTTGATGCATACTTACCGCAAGCACATCATCAATGATATGAATCAAAACAATCTGCATCTTTTTGTCAATTCCTATAACAG CCGAAGAGATCTGGACATTGAGCGTCCTGTACCTGGAACAACTGTTGTCACTCTACA GTGTCCTGCACTGTTGGTGGTTGGCGACAACTCTCCTGCAGTCGATGCTGTG GTTGACTGCAATGCTAAACTTGACCCAACAAAGACCACACTCCTAAAG ATGGCTGACTGTGGTGGTCTTCCTCAGATTTCCCAG CCTGCAAAGCTCGCTGAAGCTTTCAAGTACTTCATACAGGGAATGGGATACA TGCCTTCTGCAAGCATGACCAGACTAATGAGATCCCGTACAGCTTCTGGTTCCAGTGTTGCATCCCTTGAAGGGGGCAGGAGCAGATCCCACACTGGTGAAGGAAACCGGAGCAGATCCCACACTGGTGAAGGAAACCGGAGCAGATCCCACACTGGTGAGGGTGCTAAGAGCAGGTCCCATACTGGTGATGAGATCCGGAATCGTGTTCACACAGACACCAACATTGAGCTCACTCCCAACTCTGCAAACAATGCTGAACAACCAAGCCCCAAATCAATGGAGGTTTCCTGTTAA